The following coding sequences are from one Lolium rigidum isolate FL_2022 chromosome 6, APGP_CSIRO_Lrig_0.1, whole genome shotgun sequence window:
- the LOC124663799 gene encoding putative cyclin-dependent kinase F-2 → MATCNKRPAAVDRPGATTCRKRRRVVGTTAHYDTEARLGEGMYGVVVKARHRATGQAVAIKSLCNPFNEHEPADAREVLREARFLEACGGHPNIVGFRGVVRDYVTDELALVMEHVQGKSLHRLLRERRGGLPEDTARGFMWQLLAAAKRMHGCHVVHRDLKPANIIVSGEEEGITNLKICDFGAALSLSEAPPYENAGTGWYRAPEMLLGFCIHDALVDTWSLGCVMAEILSGERLFQADGPVSLLRRIFEVIGAPDDATWPGFTSSEFAPEVQQVLTGQRSTLRDIFPEEKLSKEGFDLLSGLLACNPDKRFTAAAALKLPWFASVAANAQPPLLLPAAAAAATTAVSIKEEEVETAPSTLRRKRVTAKKSMLPVKKKTQLIVPPAT, encoded by the coding sequence ATGGCCACCTGCAACAAGCGGcccgccgccgtcgaccgcccGGGAGCGACCACCTGCCGCAAGAGGAGGCGCGTCGTCGGAACCACCGCGCACTACGACACGGAGGCGCGCCTCGGCGAGGGCATGTACGGGGTCGTCGTCAAGGCGCGCCATCGCGCCACCGGCCAGGCCGTGGCCATCAAGTCCCTCTGCAACCCCTTCAACGAGCACGAGCCCGCCGACGCCCGCGAGGTGCTGCGCGAGGCTCGCTTCCTGGAGGCGTGCGGCGGCCACCCCAACATCGTCGGCTTCCGCGGCGTCGTGCGCGACTACGTCACCGACGAGCTCGCCCTCGTCATGGAGCACGTCCAAGGGAAGAGCCTCCACCGCCTCCTGCGCGAGAGGCGCGGCGGACTCCCGGAGGACACGGCGCGGGGCTTCATGTGGCAGCTTCTCGCGGCGGCCAAGAGGATGCACGGCTGCCACGTCGTCCACCGCGACCTCAAGCCGGCAAACATTATCGTTAGCGGCGAAGAAGAAGGAATCACCAACCTCAAGATCTGCGACTTTGGTGCCGCCCTGTCCCTGTCGGAGGCGCCGCCGTACGAGAACGCCGGCACGGGGTGGTACCGGGCGCCCGAGATGCTCCTCGGGTTCTGCATCCACGACGCGCTCGTCGATACGTGGTCGCTCGGCTGCGTGATGGCGGAGATCCTCAGCGGCGAGAGGCTTTTCCAGGCGGACGGACCCGTCTCGCTGCTCAGGAGGATCTTCGAAGTGATCGGCGCGCCAGACGACGCAACGTGGCCGGGGTTCACTTCCAGTGAGTTCGCGCCCGAGGTGCAGCAGGTGCTAACGGGCCAACGGAGCACGCTGCGAGACATCTTCCCGGAGGAGAAGCTGTCCAAGGAGGGCTTTGATCTCCTCAGCGGCCTTCTTGCCTGCAACCCTGACAAGCGCTTCACGGCGGCCGCCGCGCTCAAGCTGCCATGGTTCGCCTCCGTTGCTGCAAACGCTcaacctcctcttcttcttcctgctgctgctgctgctgctacgaCGGCCGTGTCCATAAAGGAGGAGGAAGTGGAGACCGCTCCATCGACGCTGCGCAGAAAGAGGGTCACCGCAAAGAAATCCATGCTGCCCGTAAAGAAGAAGACGCAGCTGATCGTTCCACCGGCGACATGA